The proteins below come from a single Mucilaginibacter mali genomic window:
- a CDS encoding TPM domain-containing protein — MAVFTEEEQTLIRRAVEDAEKNTSGEIRVCIEKNCNEEVLDRAANYFHKLDMDKTRLRNGVLIYLATVDRKFAIIGDAGINKVVSADFWDTTKDAMLEQFKYGKLVEGIALGVTMAGQQLKKYFPHLAGDTNELPDDIAFMDSEN, encoded by the coding sequence ATGGCTGTATTTACCGAAGAAGAACAAACCCTGATACGCCGCGCGGTGGAAGACGCCGAGAAAAATACTTCGGGCGAGATAAGGGTTTGTATTGAAAAAAACTGCAACGAAGAAGTGCTTGACCGTGCTGCCAACTACTTCCACAAATTGGATATGGATAAAACGCGCCTGCGTAACGGCGTACTGATCTACCTGGCTACCGTCGACCGGAAGTTTGCCATTATTGGTGATGCCGGTATCAATAAAGTAGTTTCTGCCGATTTTTGGGATACTACTAAAGATGCCATGCTGGAGCAGTTTAAATACGGTAAATTGGTAGAGGGTATTGCCCTTGGCGTTACGATGGCCGGGCAACAGCTAAAAAAATATTTTCCGCACCTGGCCGGCGATACCAACGAACTGCCCGATGATATTGCTTTTATGGATAGCGAAAATTAA
- a CDS encoding LemA family protein, with the protein MKRFLSAIIGIAVAMSLNSCSYNSMVKMDENVKSKWGEVQTQYQRRADLIPNLVATVKGQANFEQKTLTDVTEARAKATSIQVDPTKLTPETIQKFQAAQGQLSTALGRLMVASENYPNLKSNEAFNTLQAQLEGTENRIGIARKDFNDAVQEYNGKIRSFPANLTAKMFGFSEKGYFAAEAGADKAPKVQF; encoded by the coding sequence ATGAAAAGATTCCTTTCAGCAATTATAGGCATAGCGGTAGCGATGTCATTAAACTCGTGCAGTTATAACAGTATGGTTAAGATGGACGAGAACGTAAAAAGCAAATGGGGCGAGGTGCAAACGCAATACCAGCGCCGTGCCGACCTGATCCCTAACCTGGTGGCTACCGTAAAGGGCCAGGCCAATTTTGAGCAAAAAACATTAACTGATGTTACCGAGGCCCGCGCCAAGGCAACATCTATACAGGTTGACCCAACCAAACTTACGCCGGAGACCATCCAGAAATTCCAGGCCGCGCAGGGACAGTTGAGCACGGCACTGGGCCGTTTAATGGTAGCTTCAGAAAATTATCCAAACTTAAAATCGAACGAAGCGTTTAACACCTTACAAGCCCAATTAGAAGGAACCGAAAACAGGATAGGTATTGCCCGTAAAGATTTTAACGACGCTGTGCAGGAGTATAACGGTAAGATACGCTCGTTCCCTGCCAATTTAACTGCCAAAATGTTTGGTTTCAGCGAAAAAGGTTATTTTGCAGCTGAAGCGGGTGCAGATAAAGCGCCGAAGGTGCAATTCTAA
- a CDS encoding GH92 family glycosyl hydrolase — MKKSFLFLLSCISLSAGAQNLVQYVKPIIGTQRMGHVYPGATVPYGMVQLSPETDTPSYELNGRYNPDVYKYCAGYQYDDKTIVGFSHTHFSGTGHSDLGDFLIMPSVGTLKLNPGTADKPGSGYRSAFSHANEVSEANYYKVKLDDPNILAEMTTTPRVGFHQYTFPKSDQAHIILDLMAGIYNYPDKNLWTYVRMINDSTIAGYRLTNGWARTRTLYFAMTFNKKFLQMGYRKYDKREVYGGFWGQFARVKNFPELAGRQLRLFFDFKTEANEKIKIKFALSPVSMDGAIANMKAELPGWDFEKVKADGQAAWEKELHKIVIKSDSKDEMVDFYTSMYHAMINPTIYMDVDGSYRGLDQNNHKADGFTNYTTFSLWDTHRALHPLFNIIDPKRNADMVRSMLAHYDQSPEHMLPVWSNSANENWCMSGYHSVSVIADAIVKGNADGIDANHALEACVATARHRDYAGIGYYMDMGYIPDERNGNSVSSTQEYAYDDWCIAQLAKKLGKNDIYEEFYKRSQNYKNVFDPVSGFMHPKLADGTFCKKFDPFTTLGMGFIEGNAWNYTLYVPHDPASLIKLMGGNKHFITYVDSLFSYDLPDKYFAETEDITRDGIIGNYVHGNEPSHHVAYLYDWTDKPWKAQEKIRMILKRMYKPTPDGLGGNDDTGQMSAWYIFSTLGFYPVAPGSDQYAIGSPAINNAVINLQNGKIFTVDVKNQSDKNVFIQKITLNGKVLTTPFLTHADIMNGGSITFEMGAKHK; from the coding sequence ATGAAAAAATCATTCCTGTTTTTATTAAGCTGTATTTCACTAAGTGCCGGTGCCCAAAACCTGGTGCAATATGTAAAACCCATTATCGGCACCCAGCGCATGGGCCACGTTTACCCGGGCGCTACCGTCCCATACGGCATGGTGCAATTGAGCCCCGAAACCGATACCCCAAGCTACGAACTGAACGGCCGCTACAATCCCGATGTGTATAAATATTGCGCGGGCTACCAGTATGATGATAAAACCATTGTAGGCTTTAGCCATACCCATTTTAGCGGTACAGGCCATTCCGACCTGGGCGACTTCCTGATCATGCCATCTGTTGGCACTTTAAAACTGAATCCCGGCACGGCCGATAAACCCGGCAGCGGGTATCGCTCGGCTTTCTCACACGCTAACGAGGTAAGCGAGGCCAACTACTACAAAGTAAAGCTGGACGACCCGAATATCCTGGCCGAAATGACCACCACGCCGCGTGTAGGTTTTCACCAGTATACTTTCCCCAAGTCAGATCAGGCGCATATCATCCTCGATCTGATGGCAGGTATCTATAACTATCCCGATAAGAACCTGTGGACCTATGTGCGCATGATAAACGACAGCACCATTGCAGGTTACCGCCTTACCAATGGCTGGGCACGCACCCGCACGCTGTATTTTGCCATGACCTTCAATAAGAAATTCTTACAGATGGGTTACCGCAAGTACGATAAGCGCGAAGTGTACGGAGGTTTTTGGGGACAATTTGCCCGGGTGAAGAATTTTCCTGAGTTAGCAGGCCGTCAGTTGCGCCTGTTCTTCGACTTTAAGACCGAGGCCAACGAGAAGATCAAGATCAAATTCGCGCTATCGCCGGTAAGTATGGATGGCGCCATCGCCAACATGAAAGCCGAACTGCCGGGCTGGGACTTTGAAAAGGTAAAAGCCGACGGACAGGCCGCCTGGGAAAAAGAGCTGCACAAAATTGTGATCAAAAGCGATAGCAAGGATGAGATGGTAGATTTTTATACGTCGATGTACCACGCCATGATCAACCCTACCATTTATATGGATGTGGATGGCAGCTACCGCGGATTGGACCAGAACAATCACAAGGCCGATGGTTTTACCAACTATACCACTTTCTCGTTATGGGATACCCACCGCGCTTTGCATCCGCTGTTTAATATTATAGACCCTAAACGTAATGCAGATATGGTGCGCAGTATGCTGGCCCATTACGATCAAAGCCCCGAGCATATGCTGCCGGTATGGTCAAACTCGGCCAACGAAAACTGGTGTATGAGCGGTTACCACAGCGTATCGGTTATTGCCGATGCCATTGTTAAAGGTAACGCAGATGGCATTGATGCTAACCACGCTTTAGAAGCTTGCGTAGCCACTGCCCGCCACCGCGATTATGCCGGTATTGGTTATTATATGGACATGGGCTATATCCCCGATGAGCGTAACGGCAACTCGGTATCATCTACCCAGGAGTATGCTTATGATGACTGGTGCATTGCCCAATTAGCTAAAAAGCTGGGTAAGAATGATATTTACGAGGAGTTTTACAAACGATCGCAAAACTACAAAAACGTGTTCGACCCGGTATCAGGCTTTATGCACCCTAAACTGGCCGATGGCACCTTCTGTAAAAAGTTTGATCCGTTTACTACCCTGGGTATGGGCTTTATTGAAGGTAACGCCTGGAACTATACGCTGTATGTTCCGCACGATCCGGCCTCGCTGATCAAACTGATGGGCGGCAACAAGCATTTCATTACTTATGTTGATAGCCTTTTCAGCTACGACCTGCCCGATAAATACTTCGCCGAGACCGAGGACATTACCCGCGACGGCATTATCGGCAATTATGTGCACGGCAATGAACCATCGCACCACGTGGCCTACCTGTACGACTGGACCGACAAGCCATGGAAGGCCCAGGAAAAGATCCGTATGATATTGAAGCGCATGTACAAACCAACCCCCGATGGCCTTGGCGGCAACGACGATACCGGCCAGATGAGCGCCTGGTACATTTTCAGCACGCTGGGTTTTTACCCGGTAGCGCCCGGGTCAGACCAATACGCAATTGGCAGCCCGGCCATCAACAACGCGGTGATCAACCTGCAAAATGGCAAAATTTTTACAGTTGATGTAAAGAACCAAAGCGATAAGAACGTATTCATCCAAAAAATCACACTGAACGGAAAGGTGTTGACCACGCCGTTTTTAACCCATGCCGATATTATGAATGGCGGCAGCATCACTTTTGAGATGGGGGCGAAGCATAAGTAG